Part of the Octopus bimaculoides isolate UCB-OBI-ISO-001 chromosome 18, ASM119413v2, whole genome shotgun sequence genome is shown below.
tttcacttctttttttttaatgtaatcttCATTTATAGTCATTATATGATGTGTTCTGATCATACCACCGCTTTGCACAAAtactcataatttttttatgacCTCTGAGGATAAAGGAAATCTTAGAGTAGATGTATTTGTAATGGAgttcatgttatatttttttttgttgttgttgttattattattattattattattattattattattattattattattattattattattattattattattattattattattagtatttattattattattgtctatgTGTATTATTTCCATAGTTCAATGAAATCGTTGCAAAGAACAGAATTCAGAATTCAAAACTGCCATCTTTAGATGATGTGTCGGTGGGATTTTTGGTTACCTTTCACCAAATTCTCCTGACATtgtttaactgaaacaaaaacaagaaaataaaaacaggacaaaatgaacagacaaagaaaatatttcacgaAACCACACTTAAATGTTAGCACGCATTTTACCTCttttgatttagaaaaaaaaatgtttttctgtttgtttattgtatttttttttatttttaaagtcattgttATATTTCATCTAATTTTTATAACGAGTTATACTGGTTGCCTCCGGGTGTCTACACTTAGATGAACGCTTGTCATGTCTTTGTGGTCTGAGATATTCGTAGCATAGTTTAAATGAACGACGTCGGAATCTTGCCGGAAACAACGGCATTTTTCAAGTTTGAGCAGTTTGATGAAAGCGTTTCTAAAGTCTCTATTGAAGTAAGCATAGATTATAGGGTTTAGACAGGAATTAAAGTAACCGATCCAGAAGAGTGTAGAACTCAATACGGGGGGATAAGGGCAAGCTTCTTGGCAGATGTTTGTGATTACATACCAGGAGAAGAACGGCATGAAGCAAGCGAGAAATGCACCCATTATGATCCCTAGCGTTTTAGCTGCTTTATGTTCTCGCTTTATCCGCTTGCGTTCATTTCTTTGTTCTGACGTATCCGTATATCGACTTCCGTTGGCCAATAGGCCACTATGATAGTTCGTGTGGAGCATCACTGTCGATTGAATAGCGTGCTCTTGTCTGCGagcttccaaatatatttttacatacagacAAACCATTATCGCGCCAGGTATCCAAAACGATACGAAAGACGACATAACTGCATATTGAGTGTTGACTACGAACGGGCATGTGTTCGTTGAATTGTACAGCTCCAAAACATTTTCTTTGGTGGTGTAGAGCTGAGAATGAACAGGAATGTAAGATATACACACTGAAGACACCCATGTTATAACGAGCATCACTAATACTCGTACCCTCGTCATATGAGAATCATATTTTAACGGGTACATTATAGCTATATAACGATCCATACTGATACAACAAAGATGCAAAATGGAAGCCGTACTGAAAAGAACGTCG
Proteins encoded:
- the LOC106870358 gene encoding octopamine receptor beta-2R translates to MADFANETSVEESSLDFLFIFRSIAMVAIMVCAVFGNFLVIISVYKFYRLRVLTNYFIVSLAFADLLVALMVMPFSASIEIMNGQWFFGRTMCDIFNANDVLFSTASILHLCCISMDRYIAIMYPLKYDSHMTRVRVLVMLVITWVSSVCISYIPVHSQLYTTKENVLELYNSTNTCPFVVNTQYAVMSSFVSFWIPGAIMVCLYVKIYLEARRQEHAIQSTVMLHTNYHSGLLANGSRYTDTSEQRNERKRIKREHKAAKTLGIIMGAFLACFMPFFSWYVITNICQEACPYPPVLSSTLFWIGYFNSCLNPIIYAYFNRDFRNAFIKLLKLEKCRCFRQDSDVVHLNYATNISDHKDMTSVHLSVDTRRQPV